One Avibacterium avium genomic window carries:
- the cspD gene encoding cold shock domain-containing protein CspD, whose product MEVGIVKWFNNAKGFGFISMEGNDSDIFAHYSVIEMDGYRSLKAGQKVHFEVVHGEKGSHATKIVPIVE is encoded by the coding sequence ATGGAAGTGGGTATTGTGAAATGGTTCAATAATGCTAAAGGTTTTGGATTTATTTCAATGGAAGGAAATGATTCTGATATTTTTGCTCATTATTCTGTTATTGAAATGGACGGCTATCGTTCGCTAAAAGCTGGGCAAAAAGTGCATTTTGAAGTAGTACACGGAGAAAAAGGTTCACACGCGACAAAAATTGTTCCTATTGTTGAATAA
- a CDS encoding YoaH family protein: protein MLDQALLSLTHEQQQEAVEKIQALMEQGVSSGEAIAMVAKELREKYQEK from the coding sequence ATGTTAGATCAAGCATTATTAAGCTTAACCCACGAACAACAGCAAGAAGCAGTAGAAAAAATTCAGGCATTAATGGAGCAGGGCGTAAGCAGCGGTGAAGCCATTGCGATGGTAGCAAAAGAATTACGCGAAAAATATCAAGAAAAATAG
- a CDS encoding ornithine carbamoyltransferase, protein MPFNLKNRHLLSLVHHTPEEIKFLLQLAEDLKRAKYAGTEQPKLKGKNIALIFEKTSTRTRCAFEVAAYDQGANVTYIDPNSSQIGHKESMKDTARVLGRMYDAIEYRGFKQAVVNELAEYAGVPVFNGLTDEFHPTQMLADVLTMMEHCDKPLSEISYVYIGDARNNMGNSLLLIGAKLGMDVRICAPKALQPEAELVAMCQEFAQQTGAKITITEDVDLAVKGVDFVHTDVWVSMGEPLESWGERIDLLLPYQVTPALMQRSGNPKVKFMHCLPAFHNCETEVGKKIAEKYPHLANGIEVTEEVFESPMNIAFDQAENRMHTIKAVMVASLG, encoded by the coding sequence ATGCCCTTTAACTTAAAAAACCGTCATTTACTTAGCCTTGTACACCACACGCCAGAAGAAATTAAATTTTTACTACAACTTGCCGAAGACTTAAAACGCGCCAAATATGCAGGCACAGAACAGCCCAAGTTAAAAGGCAAAAACATCGCTTTAATTTTTGAAAAAACCTCCACTCGCACACGCTGCGCCTTTGAAGTGGCGGCTTATGATCAAGGGGCAAATGTAACCTACATTGATCCAAATTCTTCCCAAATTGGGCATAAAGAAAGTATGAAAGACACCGCACGCGTACTTGGAAGAATGTATGATGCCATTGAATATCGCGGCTTTAAACAAGCGGTGGTCAATGAACTCGCCGAATATGCTGGTGTGCCAGTCTTTAACGGTTTAACCGATGAATTCCACCCAACTCAAATGCTGGCAGATGTGCTTACAATGATGGAACATTGCGACAAACCGTTGTCTGAAATTAGCTATGTGTATATTGGTGATGCACGCAATAATATGGGCAATTCATTATTATTAATCGGGGCAAAATTAGGAATGGACGTTCGCATTTGCGCGCCAAAAGCCTTGCAGCCAGAAGCGGAATTAGTGGCAATGTGTCAAGAATTTGCGCAACAAACAGGGGCAAAAATCACCATTACAGAAGATGTGGATCTTGCCGTGAAAGGCGTTGATTTCGTGCATACAGACGTTTGGGTATCAATGGGCGAACCGCTTGAAAGCTGGGGCGAACGCATTGATTTGCTATTGCCTTATCAAGTAACCCCTGCCCTAATGCAACGCAGTGGCAACCCTAAAGTGAAGTTTATGCACTGCCTGCCCGCTTTCCATAATTGCGAAACCGAAGTCGGTAAAAAAATCGCCGAAAAATACCCGCACTTAGCAAACGGCATTGAAGTCACGGAAGAGGTGTTTGAATCCCCAATGAACATCGCCTTTGACCAAGCAGAAAACCGTATGCACACCATTAAAGCGGTAATGGTGGCGTCTTTGGGATAA
- a CDS encoding protein-disulfide reductase DsbD has protein sequence MKKIFTFLLCFCTALVVQAGLFDGKPQFLKADEAFQFSAHSNGESLQLAWQIAPDYYLYKKEILLEQGEQKVANLPFPPAEKYQDEFFGETEIYRDHLTLNVPISSTTPQTFSVIYQGCTKGFCYPPETKTVQWQPSAINSAEKTVQKNTALLPALNEQQSLAQRLFESKYAVFGFFLLGLGLAFTPCVLPMLPLLSAVVIGSGQRPSTARALGLSLAYVQGMALTYTLLGLAVAAIGLPFQIALQSPYVLIGLSVIFVLLALSMFGVFTLQLPSSLQTKLTLLSQKQKSGAFGGVFVMGMIAGLVASPCTSAPLSGALLYVAQSGDLFTGAITLYLLALGMGVPLILATVFGNRILPKSGEWLEKVKVIFGFVMLALPVFLLSRILPEIWENRLWALLGVSFCLWAGLQIKGQGIGWALRIGFFILAMILVKPLQTWLWNEPDLAQATRAHQTAFQKVSSYDELQKILQKNDRTFAMLDLYADWCVACKEFEKYTFSNANVQQAFEDILLLQVDMTKNSPENKALMEKLNVLGLPTIIFFDKQGNEIHPARITGFMNADEFLAWLQERLI, from the coding sequence ATGAAAAAGATTTTTACCTTTTTGCTTTGTTTTTGCACCGCACTTGTGGTGCAGGCAGGGCTTTTTGATGGCAAACCGCAATTTTTGAAAGCTGATGAGGCTTTTCAATTTTCTGCCCATTCTAATGGGGAGAGCTTGCAATTAGCGTGGCAAATTGCGCCAGATTATTATCTCTACAAAAAAGAAATCTTGCTTGAACAAGGGGAGCAAAAGGTCGCAAATCTACCTTTTCCGCCAGCAGAAAAATATCAAGATGAATTTTTTGGCGAAACGGAAATTTACCGAGATCATCTCACCTTAAATGTGCCGATTTCATCAACAACGCCGCAAACTTTTTCTGTTATCTACCAAGGTTGTACGAAAGGATTTTGCTATCCGCCTGAAACCAAAACCGTGCAATGGCAGCCGTCAGCAATAAATTCAGCAGAAAAAACGGTGCAAAAAAACACCGCACTTTTACCTGCGTTAAATGAACAACAATCCTTGGCACAACGCTTATTTGAAAGCAAATATGCGGTATTTGGCTTTTTCTTATTAGGCTTAGGCTTGGCGTTTACCCCTTGTGTATTGCCAATGTTGCCGCTGCTTTCGGCGGTGGTGATTGGTAGCGGGCAACGCCCAAGTACGGCGCGTGCGTTGGGATTAAGCCTTGCTTATGTGCAAGGAATGGCGCTAACTTATACTTTACTCGGCCTAGCCGTAGCCGCTATCGGCTTGCCTTTTCAGATTGCGCTGCAAAGCCCTTATGTACTCATCGGTTTATCGGTGATTTTCGTTCTGCTCGCCTTATCAATGTTTGGTGTGTTCACCTTACAGCTGCCATCATCATTACAAACCAAGCTCACCTTGTTAAGCCAAAAACAAAAGAGCGGTGCATTTGGCGGCGTTTTTGTGATGGGAATGATTGCAGGCCTTGTGGCATCGCCTTGCACTTCCGCACCACTATCGGGCGCATTGCTTTATGTGGCGCAAAGCGGTGATCTATTTACTGGCGCAATCACTCTTTATTTACTTGCGTTGGGAATGGGCGTACCGCTGATTTTAGCCACGGTTTTCGGCAACCGCATTTTGCCAAAATCAGGCGAATGGTTAGAAAAAGTAAAAGTGATTTTCGGCTTTGTAATGCTTGCCTTGCCGGTTTTCTTGCTTTCTCGTATTCTGCCTGAAATCTGGGAAAACCGTTTATGGGCGTTGCTTGGCGTGTCTTTCTGCTTATGGGCAGGCTTGCAAATCAAAGGGCAAGGCATTGGCTGGGCGTTGCGTATTGGATTTTTTATCTTAGCGATGATCTTGGTGAAACCACTGCAAACTTGGCTCTGGAATGAACCTGATTTAGCGCAAGCAACGCGCGCGCATCAAACCGCGTTCCAAAAAGTAAGCAGCTATGACGAGCTACAAAAAATCTTGCAAAAAAACGACCGCACTTTTGCAATGCTTGATCTTTATGCCGATTGGTGCGTGGCCTGTAAAGAGTTTGAAAAATATACTTTTTCCAATGCCAACGTTCAGCAGGCCTTTGAGGATATTTTATTGTTACAAGTAGATATGACCAAAAATAGCCCAGAAAACAAAGCGTTAATGGAAAAACTGAATGTGTTAGGCTTACCCACCATTATCTTTTTTGATAAACAAGGTAACGAAATTCACCCAGCCCGCATTACAGGATTTATGAATGCTGATGAATTTCTAGCTTGGTTACAAGAAAGGCTGATATAA
- a CDS encoding type B 50S ribosomal protein L31, with product MKKGIHPENYRTVLFYDSNAKQGFLIRSCARTTQTMKWEDGKEYPVFMCDTSSASHPFYTGKTRQINNEGRASSFLNRYSKFGSLKSK from the coding sequence ATGAAAAAAGGGATTCACCCAGAAAATTACCGTACTGTACTTTTTTACGACAGCAATGCCAAACAAGGCTTTTTAATTCGTTCTTGCGCCAGAACTACTCAAACAATGAAGTGGGAAGATGGCAAAGAATATCCTGTCTTTATGTGTGATACTTCATCTGCATCGCACCCATTTTATACAGGAAAAACCAGACAAATTAATAACGAGGGCAGAGCAAGTAGCTTCCTAAACAGATACAGCAAATTCGGCTCACTCAAATCAAAATAA
- the ykgO gene encoding type B 50S ribosomal protein L36 yields the protein MQVLSSLKTAKTRHPKCKVVRRQGVVYVICKENPRFKARQGGKKKKR from the coding sequence ATGCAAGTACTTTCTTCATTAAAAACCGCCAAAACGCGCCACCCAAAATGCAAAGTGGTACGCCGCCAAGGTGTGGTGTATGTTATTTGTAAAGAAAATCCACGCTTTAAAGCGCGTCAAGGGGGCAAAAAGAAAAAACGATAA
- the arcA gene encoding two-component system response regulator ArcA, with protein MVTPQILVVEDEAITRNTLKSIFEAEGYDVFEATDGTQMHNILTSQPIDLVVMDINLPGKNGLMLARELREQKNTALMFLTGRNNEVDKILGLEIGADDYITKPFNPRELTIRARNILQRTMQDMPKPLNQTQQIEQYRFNGWTLDLNSHTLISPDNHPFKLPRSEFRTLLHFCENPGKIQSREELLKKMAGRELKPQDRTVDVTIRRIRKYFENYPETPEIIATIHGEGYRFCGKLEE; from the coding sequence ATGGTTACTCCACAAATCTTGGTGGTTGAAGATGAAGCCATTACAAGAAACACATTGAAAAGTATTTTTGAAGCGGAAGGATATGATGTATTTGAAGCGACCGATGGCACGCAAATGCACAATATTCTCACCAGCCAACCTATTGATCTTGTTGTAATGGACATCAATCTCCCCGGCAAAAATGGCTTAATGCTTGCGCGTGAATTGCGCGAACAAAAAAATACCGCACTTATGTTCCTGACTGGGCGAAACAATGAAGTGGATAAAATTTTAGGCTTAGAAATTGGTGCCGATGATTACATTACTAAACCGTTTAATCCAAGAGAACTGACAATTCGTGCCAGAAATATTTTGCAACGCACAATGCAAGATATGCCTAAACCGCTTAATCAAACGCAACAAATTGAACAATATCGCTTTAATGGTTGGACGTTGGATCTCAATAGCCACACGTTGATCTCACCAGATAATCACCCCTTTAAACTACCACGCAGTGAATTTAGAACACTGCTCCATTTCTGCGAAAATCCCGGCAAAATTCAATCTCGTGAAGAATTATTGAAAAAAATGGCTGGGCGAGAATTAAAACCACAAGATAGAACGGTTGATGTAACCATTCGCCGTATTCGTAAATATTTTGAGAACTATCCAGAAACGCCAGAAATTATCGCCACTATTCACGGTGAGGGCTATCGTTTTTGCGGAAAATTAGAAGAATAA
- the xseA gene encoding exodeoxyribonuclease VII large subunit — protein MENSAIYSVSQLNQQARQLLEGQLGLVWLTGEISNFTQPVSGHWYLTLKDENAQVRCAMFRMKNLRVPFRPQNGMQVLVRACVSLYEPRGDYQLIIDSMHPAGEGLLQQQFEALKMKLAAEGLFAQNLKKNLPHFSRKVGVITSPTGAALQDILHILQRRDPSLNVVIYPTAVQGKEATDEIVQMIELANRRQEVDVLIVGRGGGSLEDLWCFNEEAVARAIFNSVIPVISAVGHETDVTIADFVADVRAPTPSAAAELVSRDQQELLQQLNYKRQRLEMALDRLFNEKSQALNQLVWRLQNRHPQIQLNQQKAQLEQLAYRLQFAMQRTVEKSQQQIATQHQRLHLAMERNLSAKQQGLQQLSQRLQNRHPQKQLNQQKAQIQQLGYGLRLAMQHYLAKKQQNFTALNERLNNNPLPYRLQKQAQHLQQLKVRLDFSVEKLLANRQGRFATLCQRLDGLSPLKILSRGYSISENEQGIAITDTHQVQVGERVKTQLMNGVIYSRVEQIDK, from the coding sequence ATGGAAAATAGTGCGATTTATTCCGTTTCACAGCTCAATCAGCAGGCTCGCCAATTATTGGAAGGCCAGCTTGGGCTAGTGTGGCTCACGGGGGAAATTTCCAATTTCACCCAACCTGTTTCGGGGCATTGGTATCTCACCTTGAAAGATGAAAATGCCCAAGTGCGTTGCGCAATGTTCCGAATGAAAAATCTGCGCGTGCCGTTTCGTCCGCAAAATGGAATGCAAGTGTTGGTGCGTGCCTGTGTGAGTTTATACGAGCCGCGCGGTGATTATCAGCTGATTATCGATAGTATGCACCCTGCAGGTGAGGGCTTGTTGCAGCAGCAATTTGAAGCCTTAAAAATGAAATTGGCTGCGGAAGGATTGTTTGCGCAAAATCTGAAAAAAAATCTACCGCACTTTAGTCGCAAAGTGGGCGTGATAACTTCACCAACAGGGGCTGCGTTGCAAGATATTTTGCATATTTTACAGCGGCGCGATCCGAGCCTGAATGTGGTGATTTATCCCACTGCCGTACAAGGCAAAGAGGCCACCGATGAAATTGTACAAATGATCGAACTGGCTAACCGCCGTCAAGAAGTGGACGTGCTTATTGTGGGACGCGGTGGCGGTTCGCTAGAAGATTTATGGTGTTTCAATGAAGAAGCCGTGGCGCGTGCGATTTTTAATTCCGTGATCCCTGTGATCAGCGCGGTGGGACACGAAACCGATGTTACCATTGCCGATTTTGTGGCTGATGTGCGTGCGCCCACGCCCTCTGCTGCGGCAGAGTTAGTAAGCCGTGATCAGCAAGAATTATTGCAACAGCTTAACTATAAACGTCAGCGTTTAGAAATGGCGTTAGATCGTCTATTTAATGAAAAAAGCCAAGCCTTAAATCAGCTTGTATGGCGTTTGCAAAATCGTCATCCGCAAATTCAACTTAATCAACAAAAAGCTCAGCTAGAACAGCTTGCTTACCGCTTGCAGTTTGCAATGCAACGGACAGTGGAAAAATCGCAACAGCAAATTGCCACACAGCATCAGCGTTTGCATTTGGCAATGGAACGCAACCTTTCCGCGAAACAACAAGGATTACAGCAACTTAGCCAACGCTTACAAAATCGCCACCCGCAAAAACAGCTTAATCAGCAAAAAGCCCAGATCCAACAGCTAGGCTATGGTTTAAGGCTGGCAATGCAGCATTATTTGGCAAAAAAACAGCAAAATTTCACCGCACTTAATGAGCGGCTGAATAATAATCCGCTGCCGTATCGCTTACAAAAACAAGCGCAACATTTGCAACAATTAAAAGTGCGGTTAGATTTTAGCGTAGAAAAACTGCTGGCAAATAGACAAGGGCGTTTTGCCACCTTGTGCCAACGCTTGGACGGATTAAGCCCGCTGAAAATTCTTTCCCGTGGTTATTCCATTTCTGAAAATGAACAAGGCATTGCGATTACTGATACTCATCAAGTGCAAGTGGGAGAGCGGGTGAAAACACAGCTAATGAATGGCGTGATTTATAGCCGTGTTGAGCAAATTGATAAATAA
- a CDS encoding cupin domain-containing protein, producing MIKFCLPDHISPEQFLQEYWQKKPLLIRNGLPQIVGQFEPEDIIELAQGEEVTARLIKQHIDENWELKVSPLVEQDFVDVPTQWTVLVQNMEQWSPELGQLWNAFGFIPQWQRDDIMVSYAPQGGSVGRHYDEYDVFLVQGYGHRRWQLGKWCDPTTEFKPNQPIRIFDDMGELVLDEVLAPGDVLYVPSRLSHYGVAQDDCLTFSFGLRYPNLADIFENVGKAFNQPNLELDLSEFLIPLRLSPDLQPTGLLAQQNIATIKQQFLASLAESPQFDALFKQALASTVSSRRYELLPTEGEYDPDEVRSLLEEDCLLSQDNNCKLLYTEYPMRIYANGEWLDELNPLEAQILKRLADGESLGLGDLQALMLDVQDKESVMELLLDSLCNWLDDGWVLLD from the coding sequence ATGATTAAATTTTGCTTACCCGATCACATTAGCCCAGAACAATTTTTGCAAGAATATTGGCAAAAGAAACCCTTATTAATTCGCAACGGTCTGCCACAAATTGTGGGGCAGTTTGAGCCAGAAGATATTATTGAACTGGCGCAGGGCGAAGAGGTTACCGCGCGCTTAATTAAGCAACACATCGATGAGAATTGGGAACTCAAAGTTAGCCCGCTGGTAGAACAAGATTTTGTTGATGTGCCAACACAATGGACGGTGCTGGTGCAAAATATGGAACAATGGTCGCCAGAATTAGGCCAGCTTTGGAACGCCTTCGGCTTTATTCCCCAATGGCAACGGGACGATATTATGGTGTCTTACGCGCCGCAAGGTGGTTCAGTAGGGCGACATTATGATGAATATGACGTGTTCCTCGTGCAAGGCTACGGACATCGCCGTTGGCAGCTTGGCAAATGGTGCGATCCAACCACCGAGTTCAAACCGAACCAGCCGATCCGTATTTTTGATGATATGGGCGAATTGGTGCTTGATGAAGTGCTTGCACCTGGTGATGTACTTTATGTGCCTTCGCGTTTATCTCATTATGGCGTGGCGCAAGATGATTGTCTGACGTTCTCTTTCGGCTTACGTTATCCTAATTTGGCGGATATTTTTGAAAATGTGGGCAAAGCCTTTAATCAACCTAATTTAGAATTGGATCTAAGCGAATTTTTAATTCCACTGCGCCTTAGCCCAGATCTTCAACCCACAGGTTTATTGGCACAGCAAAATATCGCCACCATTAAGCAACAATTTCTTGCCAGCCTTGCGGAAAGCCCGCAATTTGACGCGTTATTCAAACAAGCCTTAGCAAGCACAGTAAGTAGCAGACGCTACGAATTATTACCAACGGAAGGGGAGTACGATCCTGACGAAGTGCGGTCGCTTTTGGAGGAAGATTGTTTGCTTTCACAAGATAATAATTGCAAATTGCTTTACACCGAGTATCCGATGCGTATTTATGCCAACGGCGAATGGCTTGATGAACTCAATCCCCTTGAAGCACAAATTTTAAAACGTTTAGCAGATGGCGAAAGCCTTGGCTTAGGCGATTTGCAAGCCTTAATGCTTGACGTGCAAGATAAAGAAAGCGTAATGGAATTATTGTTAGACAGCCTATGCAACTGGCTTGATGATGGCTGGGTATTGTTGGATTAA
- a CDS encoding type II toxin-antitoxin system RatA family toxin codes for MPSVNQSALVPYSAKQMYDLVNNYERYPEFVPGCVESRTLSRQQNQLTAELVISKAGIRQRFTTQNTMLENQRIQMQLVEGPFKFLQGEWQFVEIDEQCCKIALKLDFEFSNPIIAMAFGQIFTHLTSKMIDAFKQRAKEVYA; via the coding sequence ATGCCAAGTGTTAATCAAAGTGCCTTAGTGCCTTACAGTGCCAAACAAATGTATGATTTGGTGAATAATTATGAACGCTATCCTGAGTTTGTGCCGGGCTGTGTGGAAAGCCGAACCCTAAGCCGTCAGCAAAATCAGCTCACGGCAGAATTGGTGATCAGCAAAGCAGGTATTCGCCAGCGTTTTACCACGCAAAATACAATGCTGGAAAATCAGCGTATTCAAATGCAGTTGGTGGAAGGGCCTTTCAAGTTTTTACAAGGGGAATGGCAGTTTGTTGAAATTGATGAGCAGTGCTGCAAAATTGCCTTAAAACTGGATTTTGAATTTTCTAATCCGATTATTGCAATGGCATTCGGGCAGATTTTTACCCATCTTACTAGCAAAATGATTGATGCGTTTAAGCAACGTGCTAAGGAGGTTTACGCCTAA
- a CDS encoding EamA family transporter, with protein sequence MNWVIFAIGSAFFAGLTAIFGKLGVEGINSNLATFIRTIVVLAVAGGIITLRNEWQLPQHIATKPFIFLLLSGVATGLSWLCYYRALQLAPASWVAPIDKLSVVIAIVLGVVLLGEPISLKLIIGSILILSGVLVLVF encoded by the coding sequence ATGAATTGGGTCATTTTCGCCATTGGATCAGCATTTTTCGCTGGGCTAACCGCCATTTTCGGCAAGCTCGGTGTGGAAGGCATTAACAGCAACCTTGCGACATTTATCCGCACCATTGTGGTACTTGCAGTTGCAGGCGGTATTATTACTCTGCGCAACGAATGGCAACTGCCCCAACATATCGCCACCAAACCCTTTATTTTCCTGCTATTATCTGGCGTTGCCACTGGGCTTTCTTGGCTCTGTTACTACCGAGCCCTACAACTTGCCCCTGCCTCTTGGGTTGCCCCGATTGATAAACTGAGTGTCGTCATCGCCATTGTGCTAGGCGTAGTGCTATTAGGCGAACCAATCAGCTTAAAACTTATCATCGGATCAATTTTAAT